The genome window AAGAATTTGACTGATGTTTTAAAATAAAAATTTGTCTAAGATGTTCAAGGTTTGATGGCAAATAATTTTTTAAACCTTCTGCAGTATTTCCTGTGACGTAATAATATTGTTTTTCAGGCATTAAGACACATCCTTTTATTGGGCTATTTATATATTATGTATTTGCCCGATATATAGTGATTAATAAGTGAAAAGGTTTTTTTCGTTCGCCGTTTGATAAATGATAAAATGAAGTTGATTTAAACTGTAAAGAAGTGACATTTGTGTCTTCGAATGTTAGTGGGTTTGTCATTCTTTTATTTTCTAGATTCTCCTCTATCTTCAGCGGAAGAAATACACGAAGACTCCTGCGGGAAGAAGAGCCTAGGTGAGACTTCGAAGTGCGACAGCACAAGAAGGCTCACCAGCTCCCCTAAGGTGCGCTCCGTGTAGCGATGGCCAAGGAAGCAAATACCATCCTAAGTTAGTTCGCAGTTTATTTTGAAAGCAAACTAATATCCATGCTCTACTTGACAATTTAGTTCTGCAATATTAAGTTAAATCATTAAAATAATCATCCTACCTGTACTTTATTTTGCCAAAAAAATATGGCGCCTAGAGGCACCATCGGAAAGAATAATATAAAAATATATAGCTTTAATCTGTACTTGGAGATCCTAAATCTATCTCATTTCTGGCAGTACGCGTACTTCATGTTCCATTGATGATTGACATAGTGGGCATGATGGTTCTTCTTCAAAACTGTATGATTCTCTCATCCAGCCTTGACACTCATCACTTGTACATGACCACACATTTGTTTCGATTTCTGGAACTGGCTCTTTTGGCCCGCGAGAAAATGACATGAAAGCATCCCCTTTCTTACTTCTACTTCTATTATACTCTTCTTTTGCTTACAATGTAAGGGCATCAAAAATTCGAAGACTTTTTACTATTCCAATCGGTTACTTTTTACTAATGTTTCAAATGTTTGTAATGCTTTCGGATGGAACTCTTGGTGATTTTTAATAATGAAAAAATCACGTTGAATTGGTGTTCCCTCAACCTCAAGTTTATGAATGGTATGTAGTTGTAATTCTTTGTCTAACGTTAGTTCGGAGAGCATGCTTATACCCAGCCCAGATTCAACCCCTTCTTTTATTGTTTGCGTACTACCTAATATTATGACACGTTTGGGATGAATATGATTTTTTCTGAAAAAAACCTCTAGCACCTCTCTTGTTCCAGACCCTTGCTCACGAATAATCCACGTTTCGTTCTCTAATTCTTCCCTAGAAAGGATTACCTCTCTCTCTAAGGATTGCCGACCACCTTTAATGATATACATTTTATCTATTGAAAACTTCTCAGACAAAATCTGTGGATGCGTGAAATGTCCTTCAATTAATCCAATGTCAATCTCATGGTGAATTAACTTTTTGCCGATTTCTTCCGTATTACCGATCGATACGGCTGGGATAATCTTAGGAAATTCTATTTGCAATTTCGCCAGTATTTTGGGTAAAAGATACTCGCCAATCGTGTAGCTTGCACCAATTTTCAATTGCCCGCTGGGACTATTTTTTATATCGGAGACAAGCAGTTTCATTTGATCATAATTTCTTAATATATCTTTAGCGTATTGATAGACAATTTTACCTGCTCGATTTACTTGTACGAACTTATTGCTTCGCTCCAATAACCGAACACCAAATTCCTTTTCTAAAGCAGCAATATATTGACTCACAGCCGGCTGTGACATGTATAAAACTTCTGCGGCCCTTGAAAAGCTTTTCTTTTCAACCACTTCTAGAAAAACCTTTAAATGATGTTCCATAAAGCATACTCCTTAATTCTGTGTATTATAAAGATATCTTATCATAACGATAATAAATATTTATTTTTCTTATCATAAAACAGAACTTATAATTAGGTATTACTTCAACTGTATTGATTAGAAAGGAAAACATCTATGAATAAAACAAAATATATCCACCAAAAAGGACTCTTTGCCGGTATGTGTTTTACATTTCTTTTTGCAATTGCTGGTTATTCTTTATCCTTTGTTCCCGGCTTTGACAGACTAGGTCCACTAGCAAGTGCGATACTTCTCGCTATCATTTTTCGTCAGATTTTTGGCTATCCAGAGTTATTCCGAAAAGGTATTACATTTTCATCAAAATATTTATTGCGCTTTGCAATCATTTTATATGGATTAAAGTTAAATATAGACGTCATCTTACAGGAAGGTGTCGATTTATTAGTAAAAGGATTGGTAATAATTGTCCTCGCTATTTCTCTAACATTAATCTTTGCAAAGCTATTTAAAGCGAATACAAACATTTCTTTATTATTGGGGATTGGCACAGGGGTTTGTGGTGCAGCGGCGATTGCGGCAACAGCACCAATTATTAAGTCTAAAGACGAGGACACTGCAATAAGCGTGGGTATCATAGCGTTAGTCGGAACAATTTTCTCGATTATTTACGCATTAATATTGCCATTCCTGCCTATATCTAACGATCAATACGGCATATGGTCAGGGCTTAGCCTTCATGAATTAGCACATGTTGCTTTAGCTGCCGAACCAGCCGGTGAGGAAGCTTTAGCCATTGCTTTATTAGCAAAGCTTGGTAGAGTGTTCCTGCTTGTACCACTTTGTTTTATATTAATATTATGGGTGAAGAATAGAAAAAACGTGGATAATGGAAATCGTTCACAAGTCACATTTCCGTGGTTTCTGATAGGATTCATTGGCATGAGTTTATTTGGAAGCTATGTGTTAGGTAGACATATCCCTATGTCACAAAATCTAATGGACGGAATAAGCCTTATTACAACGTTTATCTTAACATCAGCGATGGTTGGACTCGGATTAAATGTTAGCTTGAAGGATGTAAAGGAAAAGGCATTACGCCCATTACTCGCAATGCTCATAACTTCAGTCATTGTGTCCGTATTGATGTTTTGGATAGCCGGAATTTGATGAGATGGGAGTTAGTTAGGGTTGGGTAAAAATTGTAATGAGCACTCACCGTTTTGGTTGAGTGCTCAGTTATATATTATTGGTCCACTATGTTAGTATAGAAAACAACAGCTCCACCTAACGTAGGTGGAGCTCTAAATTATAGTACAAATTTCTCTATTGCTTTAGCAACACCATCATCGTTATTTGAATCCGTGACAAAGTTTGCTACCTTTTTAATAGCTTCCTGTGCATTGCCCATTGCGACGCCTATTCCTGCCTCTTGAATCATTTTAATATCGTTCAAGCTATCCCCAACTGCCATGACATTATCCATCTTAATGCCAATCTTTTCACATAGAAAATGCAATGCCATCGCTTTACTTACTCCAGGTGGGTTTACTTCTACGTTTGTTGGCAATGAATTTGTTAGTTCTAACCCTTCATAATGCGAAATTTCTTTAATCATTTTATCAAGCTTTTCTTGATCAGTTGACTCACATCCGAACTTAAGCCACTTGTAATCGTAGAAATTCTCTGGAGCTTCGTTGCGGAATACCCCTTCAGTAGAGATCACCCACATGTTTACACCTACTTCTAAGCCTAAATGATAGAGCTTTTCAATCGTTGCTGTATCATGTAAATGTTGATCTAGCAATTCTTTATTTACCGTCCAAATTTCCCCACCATTTGCAGTAATGAGATAGGATGTTAATTTCAATTGTTCTGCATATGGATAGCAAGCTCTAAACCCACGTCCCGTACTTAAGACTACATGTATATCTTTTGCGAGAGCATT of Oceanobacillus zhaokaii contains these proteins:
- a CDS encoding cold-shock protein, whose product is MSFSRGPKEPVPEIETNVWSCTSDECQGWMRESYSFEEEPSCPLCQSSMEHEVRVLPEMR
- a CDS encoding LysR family transcriptional regulator; amino-acid sequence: MEHHLKVFLEVVEKKSFSRAAEVLYMSQPAVSQYIAALEKEFGVRLLERSNKFVQVNRAGKIVYQYAKDILRNYDQMKLLVSDIKNSPSGQLKIGASYTIGEYLLPKILAKLQIEFPKIIPAVSIGNTEEIGKKLIHHEIDIGLIEGHFTHPQILSEKFSIDKMYIIKGGRQSLEREVILSREELENETWIIREQGSGTREVLEVFFRKNHIHPKRVIILGSTQTIKEGVESGLGISMLSELTLDKELQLHTIHKLEVEGTPIQRDFFIIKNHQEFHPKALQTFETLVKSNRLE
- a CDS encoding YeiH family protein, with protein sequence MNKTKYIHQKGLFAGMCFTFLFAIAGYSLSFVPGFDRLGPLASAILLAIIFRQIFGYPELFRKGITFSSKYLLRFAIILYGLKLNIDVILQEGVDLLVKGLVIIVLAISLTLIFAKLFKANTNISLLLGIGTGVCGAAAIAATAPIIKSKDEDTAISVGIIALVGTIFSIIYALILPFLPISNDQYGIWSGLSLHELAHVALAAEPAGEEALAIALLAKLGRVFLLVPLCFILILWVKNRKNVDNGNRSQVTFPWFLIGFIGMSLFGSYVLGRHIPMSQNLMDGISLITTFILTSAMVGLGLNVSLKDVKEKALRPLLAMLITSVIVSVLMFWIAGI
- a CDS encoding Cof-type HAD-IIB family hydrolase; translated protein: MADIKLIALDMDGTLLNTNHEVSTRTEEAIRNALAKDIHVVLSTGRGFRACYPYAEQLKLTSYLITANGGEIWTVNKELLDQHLHDTATIEKLYHLGLEVGVNMWVISTEGVFRNEAPENFYDYKWLKFGCESTDQEKLDKMIKEISHYEGLELTNSLPTNVEVNPPGVSKAMALHFLCEKIGIKMDNVMAVGDSLNDIKMIQEAGIGVAMGNAQEAIKKVANFVTDSNNDDGVAKAIEKFVL